The following proteins come from a genomic window of Trichoplusia ni isolate ovarian cell line Hi5 chromosome 16, tn1, whole genome shotgun sequence:
- the LOC113502159 gene encoding outer dense fiber protein 3-like protein 2 — MPWGFECRAKLIKQNPAKPTHRKNAISAETSTPGPDYYEPPKVSGGKGYSKIKRSPAYTFGYKTNACNLKPAASLNAPLLDVRGISAKGTHRIPGGLLIPHIDPPGSTMKVPGPGSYDPMTRLRTKRVPAYSMRPAAKPPYQPFDAWTPPPNMYCPPIPKATAPSYTLGYPDRTLAKAYIPGPGEHEPNYKFVQKSKPAYSFGATHRELPAYKTPAPNTYCEKKFNINRRSVPAPSFGIRHSPFLGKEPEFLKSSKLDLRLSQI; from the exons ATGCCTTGGGGGTTCGAATGCAGAGCAAAGCTTATAAAGCAGAATCCAGCGAAGCCCACTCACCGTAAAAACGCGATATCTGCAGAGACAAGCACACCTGGACCCGATTATTATGAACCACCAAAAGTATCCG GTGGGAAAGGTTATTCGAAGATTAAACGATCACCAGCTTACACGTTTGGATACAAAACAAACGCATGTAACTTGAAGCCAGCGGCATCCCTTAACGCGCCTCTTCTGGATGTGAGGGGAATTAGTGCAAAAG GTACCCATAGAATACCAGGTGGATTACTCATCCCGCACATCGATCCACCTGGCAGTACAATGAAGGTACCCGGCCCGGGTTCCTACGACCCAATGACGCGGCTGCGAACTAAACGCGTGCCCGCGTACAGCATGCGGCCGGCTGCCAAGCCCCCATACCAACCCTTCGATGCGTGGACACCACCACCAAATATGTACTGCCCCCCTATACCTAAAGC AACCGCCCCTTCTTATACCCTCGGCTACCCGGACAGGACTCTCGCGAAGGCTTACATTCCCGGGCCGGGCGAACACGAGCCAAATTACAAGTTCGTCCAAAAGAGCAAACCCGCATACTCTTTCGGGGCTACCCATAGAGAACTGCCAGCGTATAAGACACCGGCGCCCAACACCTACTGCGAGAAAAAG TTCAACATAAACAGAAGATCAGTGCCAGCGCCTAGTTTCGGGATCCGTCATTCTCCTTTCTTAGGAAAAGAACCGGAATTCCTGAAGTCTTCTAAACTCGACCTCCGGTTAAGTCAGATCTAA
- the LOC113502042 gene encoding ATP synthase-coupling factor 6, mitochondrial-like yields MTKVKMFPSPLLNRIRPTQSTFIFKRNAGGTPTDPIQKLFVEKIREYKQKSVGGEFVDPSPDIKKELAAEMAKLDKNYGGGPNVDMTAFPQFKFDEPKIDPIDNVKTAPAKQEKKKDEKKDEKKGGKK; encoded by the coding sequence ATGACTAAGGTAAAAATGTTTCCATCGCCACTTTTGAACCGTATAAGACCGACACaaagtacttttatatttaagcgAAATGCAGGAGGCACTCCAACTGACCCGATCCAAAAACTATTCGTCGAAAAAATCAGGGAATACAAACAGAAAAGCGTAGGTGGCGAATTCGTAGACCCAAGCCCAGATATCAAGAAGGAATTGGCGGCTGAAATGGCGAAACTGGACAAAAATTATGGAGGCGGCCCAAATGTTGATATGACGGCTTTCCCACAGTTCAAATTTGATGAGCCAAAGATAGATCCCATTGATAACGTCAAAACAGCGCCAGCGAAGCAGGAGAAGAAGAAGGACGAGAAGAAGGACGAGAAGAAGGGCgggaagaaataa